One Helicobacter sp. MIT 21-1697 genomic window carries:
- a CDS encoding replication-associated recombination protein A: protein MLNLAHLLRPVSLQDFIGQEHIIAPHTPLFKMLQHNSIAHCFFYGPPGSGKTTLAQLIAKELKKPFANFNATTFKIEELRKYIKNYEGSLYQPLIFIDEVHRLNTSQQEVLLPIMESHSAIIFGASTYNPFHSLTNAIRSRSFIFELKALSVAHLEQILKNAIAYLWEQHHLKIELDEETKTYLITSSAGDARAMLNLLDAACDSLSEKESLITYHTLQSLRPYTLHDGSSEAQTHYSLISAMIKSIRGSDVNASIYYLARLIAGGENPEFIARRLVILASEDIGNANPNALNLATSTMTAVSKIGYPESRIILSQCVIYLACSPKSNTAYNAINKALDSIKKGCVLPVPKHIMPEAQKYLYPHDFGGWVEQSYLEDVKEPLEFVESTTKGFEKTLNEWLNKIKNKRERND, encoded by the coding sequence TTGCTAAATCTCGCGCATTTACTCCGCCCTGTTTCTTTGCAGGATTTTATTGGGCAAGAGCATATCATTGCTCCTCATACACCACTTTTTAAAATGCTACAACACAATTCAATTGCGCATTGCTTTTTTTATGGACCACCCGGCAGTGGCAAAACTACACTTGCTCAACTCATTGCCAAAGAGCTTAAAAAACCATTTGCAAACTTTAATGCTACGACTTTTAAAATTGAAGAATTGCGCAAATATATCAAAAATTATGAAGGAAGTTTGTATCAACCGCTGATTTTTATTGACGAAGTGCATCGCCTCAATACATCACAACAAGAAGTGTTATTGCCAATTATGGAATCTCATAGTGCCATTATCTTTGGCGCAAGCACTTATAATCCATTTCATTCACTTACCAATGCTATTCGCTCACGCAGCTTTATCTTTGAGCTCAAAGCTCTTTCCGTTGCACATTTAGAGCAGATTCTCAAAAATGCCATTGCTTATTTGTGGGAACAACATCATTTAAAAATAGAACTTGATGAGGAAACAAAAACCTATCTTATCACTTCAAGTGCAGGAGATGCGCGCGCTATGCTTAATCTCCTTGATGCTGCGTGTGATAGTCTAAGTGAAAAAGAATCTCTTATTACTTATCACACTTTACAATCTCTGCGCCCCTACACTCTCCACGATGGCTCAAGTGAAGCCCAAACACATTATAGCCTTATTAGTGCGATGATTAAATCCATACGTGGAAGTGATGTCAATGCAAGTATTTATTATCTTGCGCGTCTTATTGCAGGAGGTGAGAATCCAGAATTTATTGCGCGGCGACTTGTCATTTTAGCAAGTGAAGATATTGGAAATGCTAATCCAAATGCACTCAATCTCGCTACAAGCACAATGACAGCAGTGAGCAAGATTGGTTATCCCGAATCTCGTATTATTCTTTCTCAATGCGTGATTTATCTTGCCTGCTCACCCAAAAGCAATACCGCTTATAATGCTATTAATAAAGCTTTAGATTCTATTAAAAAAGGTTGTGTGCTTCCCGTGCCAAAACACATTATGCCAGAGGCTCAAAAATATCTCTATCCACACGATTTTGGCGGTTGGGTAGAGCAAAGTTACTTAGAAGATGTCAAAGAGCCTTTAGAATTTGTAGAATCCACAACAAAAGGCTTTGAAAAAACGCTTAATGAATGGCTGAATAAAATAAAAAACAAAAGAGAGAGAAATGATTAA
- a CDS encoding CNNM domain-containing protein — translation MSLLITYFLLAVSISFVCSILEAVLFCVTPPFMESYPKVRPKSGKILQYLKTNIDNAIGAILIVNLFANTVGAAGVGAQAVEVFGESWQGVVAFVMTMSILYISEIVPKTIGATYWKSLILPACYVILVLYWITFPLVYISRIITRLLKNNQTHQMSRDEILAVMELGEKSGSINELEGDILEHLIEQKSLKVKDIMTPKEHIFALDEQTSIKEAIKATKEHKYSRIPLYVAIPSNICSVVYRKNILRAMLNGKKKKCLKDFAKDITRIEENVSLLDLLEQFINKKEHLFMVVDKRGNLVGIVSLDDVISATLSVGNIQKD, via the coding sequence ATGAGCTTACTTATCACTTATTTTTTACTTGCAGTTAGTATTTCTTTTGTGTGTTCAATATTGGAAGCTGTATTATTTTGCGTTACGCCACCTTTTATGGAAAGCTATCCTAAAGTTCGTCCAAAAAGTGGCAAGATTTTGCAATACCTTAAAACAAATATTGATAATGCTATTGGGGCAATACTCATTGTGAATCTCTTTGCCAATACCGTGGGAGCAGCGGGCGTAGGTGCGCAAGCAGTAGAAGTTTTTGGCGAATCTTGGCAAGGCGTAGTAGCATTTGTAATGACTATGAGTATTTTATATATTTCAGAGATTGTGCCTAAAACTATTGGGGCAACTTATTGGAAATCTCTTATTTTGCCTGCTTGTTATGTCATTTTAGTGCTTTATTGGATTACTTTTCCACTCGTATATATTTCCCGCATTATCACACGATTACTTAAGAATAATCAAACTCACCAAATGAGCCGCGATGAAATATTAGCAGTTATGGAACTAGGAGAGAAAAGCGGTTCAATCAACGAACTAGAGGGCGATATTTTAGAGCATCTCATAGAACAAAAATCACTCAAAGTTAAAGATATTATGACGCCAAAGGAGCACATATTCGCCCTTGATGAACAAACAAGCATTAAAGAAGCTATCAAAGCAACAAAAGAACATAAATATTCGCGTATCCCGCTTTATGTGGCGATACCGAGCAATATTTGTTCAGTCGTATATCGCAAAAATATTTTACGCGCAATGCTCAATGGCAAAAAGAAAAAATGTTTAAAAGATTTCGCCAAGGACATTACTCGAATAGAAGAAAATGTGAGTTTGCTTGATTTATTGGAACAATTTATCAATAAAAAGGAACACTTATTTATGGTTGTAGATAAAAGAGGTAACCTTGTAGGAATCGTAAGTCTTGATGATGTAATCAGTGCTACCTTAAGTGTCGGCAACATTCAAAAGGACTAG
- a CDS encoding CNNM domain-containing protein gives MELLILYCIIAIVVCFVCSIMESVFLSITPSFVASYEKSNPKIGAYLRHLKNNVDDAEGAILVLNTFGVTATSTGVGIEVAHIFGAEWQGFSAVLLTIVLIYACEIFPKTLGATHWKSFVPVVTLSIHYLLKITFPFVWVAKLITRFVKPKKSSNPISREEILAASQIGQKGGSITTREQNIIENLLELKNYQTLNILTPRSVVFALHHNITIKEVLELEGIYQHSHIPVYGESVDNIIGIVSAVDILEEGIKKEKDKKIYELMCPVHTISFDISVLNLLNLFMNKKERFFAVQDAYEQLIGIVTLEDVIETLLGEEIIDEFDKTPDMQKLAREKIKGYRLKYIRKLK, from the coding sequence ATGGAATTACTGATTTTATATTGCATAATAGCCATTGTTGTGTGTTTTGTATGTTCAATTATGGAATCTGTCTTTCTCTCTATCACACCCTCATTTGTTGCAAGCTATGAAAAGAGTAATCCTAAAATCGGCGCGTATTTAAGACATCTCAAAAATAATGTAGATGATGCTGAAGGGGCAATTTTAGTGCTTAATACCTTTGGTGTTACAGCTACTTCCACAGGTGTGGGGATTGAAGTGGCACATATTTTTGGCGCAGAGTGGCAAGGTTTTAGTGCGGTGCTACTTACGATTGTGCTTATTTATGCCTGTGAAATCTTCCCCAAAACTTTAGGGGCAACTCATTGGAAAAGTTTTGTGCCTGTCGTAACACTAAGCATTCACTATCTCCTTAAGATTACCTTTCCTTTTGTGTGGGTAGCTAAGCTCATCACGCGTTTTGTTAAACCCAAAAAAAGCAGTAACCCCATAAGTCGCGAGGAGATTCTCGCTGCAAGCCAAATTGGGCAAAAAGGTGGTTCAATTACCACGCGTGAGCAAAATATTATAGAAAATCTGTTAGAGTTAAAAAATTACCAAACCCTTAACATACTCACACCTAGAAGTGTTGTATTTGCATTGCATCATAATATCACAATCAAGGAGGTTTTAGAACTTGAGGGCATTTATCAGCACTCTCATATTCCTGTTTATGGAGAAAGCGTAGATAATATCATCGGCATTGTCTCCGCAGTAGATATTTTAGAAGAAGGTATTAAGAAAGAAAAAGATAAGAAAATTTACGAGCTTATGTGTCCTGTACATACCATCTCGTTTGATATTTCTGTTTTAAACCTACTCAATCTCTTTATGAACAAAAAAGAGCGTTTTTTTGCTGTGCAAGATGCTTATGAACAGCTTATTGGCATTGTTACACTAGAAGATGTGATTGAAACACTTTTAGGTGAGGAAATCATTGATGAATTTGACAAAACCCCTGATATGCAAAAACTTGCAAGAGAAAAGATAAAAGGCTATCGCTTAAAATATATTAGGAAACTTAAATAG
- a CDS encoding bacteriophage T4 gp5 trimerisation domain-containing protein: protein MNSLIRTQQKECCYHYSPFLRVSSPLASISSGLYHTPRIGDEVIVSFFDDDIDKPYISGSLYNQSNKALPSLPLNAHQISLSARTLNIPQSNTEYTHSHTIESGLNEFTLSNIKEQEQIYLQAQKDYEELIKHNFTQSIQNNKDSLVEGTYTERIKKIHTQTIDLAKIVSVGGEYNTNVALSKDTIVGLSHTLNVGVDNKVRIAKKSNEYVGEDKEVEIEGSLYTSIRQDERRKVEGNKRDVVEGTLDIQSVKECNLSTQSQMNFNAKDNILFFGKESASFETQKELSFIADNTDMESKSNLTATAGNQILHQVGDTSITAKGESVIIKAGGVEVVIDSKGLIVKGGEIKAE from the coding sequence ATGAATTCTCTCATAAGAACACAACAGAAAGAATGCTGCTACCATTACTCTCCTTTTCTTAGGGTAAGCTCTCCCCTTGCAAGTATAAGTTCAGGCTTGTATCATACTCCTAGAATTGGAGATGAAGTCATTGTGAGTTTCTTTGATGATGATATAGATAAACCTTATATTAGTGGCAGTCTGTATAACCAAAGCAATAAAGCCCTGCCCTCTTTACCTTTGAATGCTCATCAAATCAGTTTGAGTGCAAGAACTCTTAATATTCCACAAAGCAATACAGAGTATACACACTCTCATACAATAGAATCTGGATTGAATGAATTTACTCTTTCTAATATAAAAGAACAAGAACAGATTTATCTTCAGGCACAAAAAGATTATGAAGAACTCATTAAACATAATTTTACTCAAAGCATACAGAATAATAAAGATTCTCTAGTAGAGGGAACTTATACTGAAAGGATTAAAAAGATTCATACTCAAACCATAGACTTAGCAAAGATAGTCAGTGTAGGAGGAGAATACAATACCAATGTAGCTTTATCAAAAGATACCATAGTAGGATTAAGTCATACTTTAAATGTAGGAGTAGATAATAAAGTAAGGATTGCAAAGAAGAGTAATGAGTATGTAGGAGAGGATAAAGAAGTAGAGATAGAGGGAAGTCTTTATACAAGTATAAGACAAGATGAGAGGAGGAAGGTAGAAGGGAATAAGAGGGATGTGGTAGAGGGGACATTAGATATACAGAGTGTGAAAGAATGTAATCTCTCTACCCAATCTCAAATGAATTTTAATGCTAAAGACAATATCTTATTCTTTGGTAAAGAATCTGCTTCGTTTGAAACACAAAAAGAACTTTCTTTTATTGCAGATAATACCGATATGGAATCTAAGAGTAATCTTACTGCCACAGCAGGTAATCAAATCCTTCACCAAGTAGGAGACACTTCTATTACTGCTAAAGGAGAGAGTGTTATTATTAAAGCTGGTGGAGTAGAAGTAGTGATAGATTCTAAAGGACTTATAGTTAAAGGTGGGGAGATTAAGGCGGAGTGA
- a CDS encoding sigma-54-dependent transcriptional regulator: MKIAIIEDDINYRKSLETAFEDYPQYEIVSFKNPKDALKKLDESFELVITDINMPQMDGLAFLQELNGRYEAIVITGNASVQNAIKSIRLGVKDFLVKGFEIETLIEAIERSFKAHKITQNPSKSQDSQTTHKLQNLVNDFIATSPKLEEVKHIALKVAKTDASVLLLGQSGVGKDVFANFIHKNSNRANAPFIAINMAAIPEHLLESELFGYEKGAFTDATSAKPGILEDANGGSVFLDEIGEMPLALQAKLLRVLQEKSVTRLGSSKPIKIDVRFISATNANIQAKIAKNEFREDLFFRLQTIPLSIPPLKERKEEILPLSEWKLESVCMQYGLGQKRFSKEAKEALLAYEWYGNVRELLSVIERAGILSEGEEISPKDLFLESRNQAFGANTSHKQGIGELEKELIIQTLKETHNDLQKASDILGMNVEVLRHKIARYEI; this comes from the coding sequence ATGAAAATCGCAATTATAGAAGATGATATTAATTATCGCAAGTCATTAGAAACTGCATTTGAAGATTATCCGCAATATGAGATTGTGAGTTTCAAGAATCCAAAAGACGCTCTAAAAAAGCTTGATGAGAGTTTTGAGCTTGTGATTACTGATATTAATATGCCTCAAATGGACGGATTAGCTTTCTTGCAAGAACTTAATGGGCGATATGAGGCGATTGTCATTACTGGCAATGCTTCTGTGCAAAATGCTATTAAATCTATTCGTTTGGGCGTGAAAGATTTTCTTGTTAAGGGATTTGAGATAGAAACATTGATTGAAGCTATAGAGCGAAGCTTTAAGGCTCATAAAATCACTCAAAATCCCTCAAAATCTCAAGATTCTCAAACCACACACAAATTGCAGAATCTTGTTAATGATTTTATTGCTACCTCTCCGAAGCTAGAAGAGGTAAAACATATTGCACTCAAAGTTGCCAAAACTGACGCAAGTGTGTTGCTTTTGGGGCAGAGTGGGGTAGGAAAAGATGTGTTTGCAAACTTTATCCATAAAAACTCTAATCGTGCCAATGCACCATTTATAGCCATCAATATGGCGGCAATTCCCGAGCATTTATTGGAATCTGAACTCTTTGGGTATGAAAAAGGTGCTTTTACAGATGCCACAAGTGCAAAACCGGGTATTTTAGAAGATGCTAATGGAGGCAGTGTATTTTTAGATGAGATTGGAGAAATGCCCCTAGCTCTTCAAGCAAAGCTTTTGCGTGTTTTGCAAGAAAAAAGTGTAACACGACTTGGTAGCTCAAAGCCTATTAAAATTGATGTGCGCTTTATCTCTGCGACAAATGCTAATATACAAGCTAAGATTGCAAAAAACGAGTTTAGAGAGGATTTGTTTTTTAGACTTCAAACGATACCTTTGTCCATTCCACCGCTTAAAGAGCGCAAGGAGGAGATTTTGCCATTAAGTGAATGGAAACTAGAATCTGTGTGTATGCAATATGGCTTAGGACAGAAGAGATTTTCTAAGGAGGCAAAAGAAGCGTTGCTTGCATATGAATGGTATGGGAATGTGCGAGAGCTGCTTTCGGTGATAGAAAGGGCTGGAATCTTAAGTGAGGGAGAGGAGATAAGTCCAAAAGATTTATTTTTAGAATCTCGCAATCAAGCTTTTGGTGCAAATACATCACACAAACAAGGCATTGGCGAGCTAGAAAAGGAGCTGATTATCCAAACACTTAAAGAAACTCATAATGATTTGCAAAAAGCAAGTGATATACTAGGTATGAATGTAGAGGTGCTACGACATAAAATTGCGCGTTATGAGATTTAG
- the gyrA gene encoding DNA topoisomerase (ATP-hydrolyzing) subunit A produces MESIIDEKSIDVKIDDSIKESYLDYSMSVIVGRALPDAKDGLKPVHRRILYAMNELNLSPRRPYKKSARIVGDVIGKYHPHGDTAVYDALVRMAQDFSMRLELVDGQGNFGSIDGDGAAAMRYTEARMTSASEEMLRDIDKDTVEFVPNYDNTLYEPDVLPTRFPNLLVNGSSGIAVGMATSIPPHRIDEIIDALIVVIDKNTQDVEDLLDIVQGPDFPTGGIIYGKAGILEAYRTGRGRIRVRAKVHIEKTKTKDVIVIDEVPYQVNKAKLVEQISELAKEKVIDGISEVRDESDREGIRVVIELKRDAMSEIVLNHLFKSTTMESTFGIILLAINNKEPKIFNLLELLQIFIAHRKTIIIRRSIFELEKAKARAHILEGLIIALDNIDEVISTIRASKDTDEAKNALVAKFKLSELQAKAILEMRLQRLTGLERDKINEEYAQLQAQIAYLESILKSEEKLKSIVKEELLEIKEKFSTKRRTQIEEDYDAIDVEDLIPNEKVVVTMSHRGYVKRVLLKTYEKQNRGGKGKISGNTHDDDFIESFFVANTHDTIMFVTNRGQLYWLKVYKIPEAGRTAIGKAVVNLINLQPDEKIMATITTTDFNEDKSLVFFTKNGIVKRTNLKEYGNIRSIGVRAINLDENDELVTAHIVDSHIKELFIATYQGMCIRFGVEELREIGRVSRGVTGIKFKASEDRVIAATTIANDTDKLLTVSERGIGKQTLAGEYRLQSRAGKGVIVMKLTPKTGKLVSVVNINDENMDLMVLTSSGKMIRVDTEAIRSAGRNTSGVKIVNVSNDKVAYANVCPKEPKEEDMNDEEGSEG; encoded by the coding sequence ATGGAGAGCATAATAGATGAGAAGAGTATAGATGTAAAGATTGATGATTCTATTAAAGAGAGTTATCTTGATTATTCAATGAGTGTCATCGTAGGGAGAGCATTGCCCGATGCAAAAGATGGATTAAAGCCTGTGCATAGGAGAATTTTATATGCAATGAATGAGCTTAACCTCTCGCCTCGCCGCCCATACAAAAAAAGCGCAAGAATCGTAGGTGATGTAATTGGTAAATATCACCCACACGGCGATACAGCAGTATATGATGCACTTGTGCGTATGGCACAGGATTTTTCTATGAGACTTGAACTTGTTGATGGGCAAGGTAATTTTGGCTCTATTGATGGTGATGGTGCAGCAGCTATGCGTTATACAGAGGCGCGTATGACAAGCGCAAGTGAGGAGATGCTACGCGATATTGACAAAGACACAGTTGAATTTGTGCCAAATTATGATAATACGCTTTATGAACCAGATGTTTTGCCTACAAGATTCCCAAATTTACTTGTAAATGGCTCAAGTGGTATTGCAGTAGGTATGGCGACTTCTATCCCACCACATCGTATTGATGAGATTATAGATGCACTTATTGTAGTCATTGATAAAAATACACAAGATGTAGAGGATTTGCTTGATATTGTGCAGGGACCAGATTTTCCAACGGGTGGAATCATCTATGGCAAAGCAGGGATTTTAGAGGCTTATCGCACAGGACGAGGACGCATTCGTGTGCGTGCAAAAGTACATATTGAAAAGACAAAAACTAAAGATGTGATTGTCATTGATGAAGTGCCTTATCAAGTCAATAAGGCGAAGCTTGTTGAGCAAATTTCAGAGTTAGCAAAAGAGAAGGTTATTGATGGTATTTCCGAAGTGCGTGATGAAAGTGATAGAGAAGGGATTCGCGTTGTTATAGAGCTTAAACGCGATGCGATGAGCGAAATTGTGCTTAATCATCTTTTTAAATCTACAACAATGGAAAGCACATTTGGTATTATCCTGCTTGCCATTAATAATAAAGAACCAAAAATTTTTAATCTCCTTGAGCTTTTGCAAATTTTTATTGCTCATCGTAAGACAATTATCATTCGCAGGAGTATTTTTGAACTTGAGAAAGCAAAGGCACGAGCGCATATTTTAGAGGGTTTAATCATTGCATTAGATAATATTGATGAGGTTATTAGCACCATTCGTGCCTCAAAAGATACTGATGAGGCAAAAAATGCGCTTGTAGCTAAGTTCAAATTAAGCGAATTGCAAGCTAAAGCTATACTTGAAATGCGTTTGCAAAGACTTACAGGCTTAGAGAGAGATAAGATTAATGAAGAATATGCCCAACTCCAAGCGCAAATTGCATATTTAGAATCTATCCTTAAAAGCGAAGAGAAGCTTAAAAGCATTGTGAAAGAGGAACTTTTGGAGATTAAAGAGAAATTTAGCACCAAAAGACGCACACAAATTGAAGAAGATTATGATGCTATTGATGTAGAAGATTTAATCCCCAATGAGAAAGTAGTTGTTACAATGAGTCATAGAGGCTATGTCAAACGCGTGTTGCTTAAAACTTATGAAAAGCAAAATCGTGGTGGCAAGGGCAAAATCAGTGGCAATACACACGATGATGATTTTATAGAATCTTTTTTTGTGGCAAATACACACGATACAATTATGTTTGTTACTAATAGAGGGCAACTCTATTGGCTTAAGGTGTATAAGATTCCAGAAGCAGGACGCACAGCTATTGGCAAGGCAGTAGTAAATCTTATCAATCTCCAACCCGATGAGAAAATTATGGCAACGATTACCACCACAGATTTTAATGAAGATAAATCGCTTGTGTTTTTTACCAAAAATGGCATTGTCAAGCGCACAAATTTGAAAGAATATGGCAATATTCGTAGCATAGGCGTTAGGGCGATTAATCTTGATGAGAATGATGAGCTTGTAACAGCACATATTGTTGATTCTCATATTAAAGAACTATTCATTGCTACTTATCAAGGTATGTGTATCCGCTTTGGTGTTGAAGAATTGCGTGAAATTGGACGCGTAAGTCGCGGGGTAACAGGTATTAAATTTAAGGCAAGTGAAGATCGTGTTATCGCAGCTACGACTATTGCAAATGATACAGATAAGCTTTTAACGGTGAGCGAGCGTGGTATTGGCAAACAAACTTTGGCTGGAGAATATCGTTTGCAAAGCCGTGCAGGCAAAGGTGTCATTGTAATGAAGCTTACGCCCAAAACAGGTAAGCTCGTGAGTGTTGTAAATATCAATGATGAAAATATGGACCTTATGGTGCTTACAAGCTCGGGAAAAATGATTCGCGTAGATACAGAGGCGATACGTTCGGCTGGACGTAATACAAGTGGGGTAAAAATTGTCAATGTTAGCAATGATAAAGTGGCTTATGCTAATGTTTGTCCAAAAGAGCCAAAAGAAGAGGATATGAATGATGAAGAGGGAAGCGAGGGCTAA
- a CDS encoding LysE family translocator — protein sequence METTEKIILLCLMGFFGAITPGPDILLVLKTTLRFGMFQGLKVLLGIASGWCLYLALIYAGFSHWLNTPILQLILSFVGGFYLLYLAYLTLSASSYTYNLNTEEINNIRKDGFIQGLILNLSNPKAILFFIFLVTPFIEEGMKIGLIALWCSLFSAFMLVIICASIIKKYMNAKIFSIIDTLCGVLFVCFGWLLCFECGLLSVKIYT from the coding sequence ATGGAAACAACAGAAAAAATTATCCTTTTATGTCTTATGGGATTTTTTGGTGCGATAACACCCGGACCCGATATACTCCTTGTCCTTAAAACAACTTTGCGTTTTGGTATGTTTCAAGGATTAAAAGTGCTTCTTGGCATTGCAAGTGGTTGGTGTTTATATCTAGCTCTTATCTATGCAGGGTTTAGTCATTGGCTCAATACGCCAATCTTGCAGCTTATTCTTAGCTTTGTGGGAGGATTCTATCTCCTCTATTTGGCTTATCTTACATTAAGCGCATCTTCTTATACCTATAATTTAAACACAGAAGAAATCAATAATATCCGCAAAGATGGCTTTATACAGGGATTAATTCTTAATCTTTCCAACCCTAAAGCCATTTTGTTTTTTATATTTTTAGTAACCCCTTTTATTGAGGAGGGTATGAAAATAGGTTTAATTGCACTTTGGTGCTCACTTTTTAGCGCCTTTATGCTTGTGATTATTTGTGCAAGTATCATCAAAAAGTATATGAATGCAAAAATTTTTAGCATTATTGATACACTTTGTGGTGTTCTTTTTGTATGCTTTGGGTGGCTTTTATGTTTTGAATGTGGTCTTTTATCTGTAAAAATATATACTTAG
- a CDS encoding alanine/glycine:cation symporter family protein, translating to MYMYILDTLRSIVNSTNGFLYTYWLVFALIGCGLYLTIRTGFIQLRFLKDAFMVLNERSHQKHISPFGALMISTASRVGIGNIVGVSIAIVSGGVGALFWMWVTALVGGASAFVESTLAQVYKRKDGQHRYKGGPAYYIETALHSRTLGIIFAISLILCFTYGFNGLQSYTLTSAFEIFVGNEVFNEKWGFTTFVGLILAALVSFFFFSGGKSSATISSILVPTMAFGYLVVALIVIGMNLEKLPTIFSNILQEAFNFQAIFSGFAGSAIVIGIKRGLFSNEAGMGSAPNAAAAAHTSHPAKQGMVQTLSVFIDTLIICSASAFMVLCSDLSNTSELKGMILMQSVMQGYFGTFGLIFVSIAVVLFAFTSLIGNYFYAEANFKFITENKLALQIFRFSAVAMVFIGAQLNLQLAWDLADVFMGFMASVNIIAILLLSNIAISVLKDYKKQRKEGKNPTFKAADVGIYNTECWK from the coding sequence ATGTATATGTATATTTTGGATACTTTACGCAGCATAGTTAATAGCACAAATGGGTTTTTATATACTTATTGGCTCGTATTTGCTTTAATTGGTTGTGGCTTATATCTCACTATCCGCACAGGTTTTATTCAGTTGCGCTTTCTTAAAGACGCTTTTATGGTGCTTAATGAACGCAGTCATCAAAAACATATTTCGCCTTTTGGTGCATTAATGATTTCTACTGCTTCTCGTGTGGGCATTGGTAATATCGTAGGAGTGTCAATCGCTATTGTTAGCGGTGGTGTAGGTGCATTGTTTTGGATGTGGGTAACTGCTCTTGTAGGTGGAGCAAGTGCATTTGTAGAATCCACTCTTGCTCAAGTATATAAACGCAAAGATGGGCAACATCGCTACAAAGGCGGACCTGCTTATTATATTGAAACAGCTCTACATTCTCGCACACTTGGCATTATCTTTGCCATATCACTTATCTTGTGCTTTACTTATGGATTCAATGGTTTGCAATCCTATACGCTCACATCAGCCTTTGAGATTTTTGTAGGCAATGAAGTGTTTAATGAAAAGTGGGGATTTACCACTTTTGTTGGACTTATCCTTGCTGCTCTTGTATCATTCTTTTTCTTTAGCGGAGGCAAAAGCTCTGCAACAATCTCATCAATTCTTGTTCCTACTATGGCTTTTGGCTATCTTGTGGTAGCACTCATTGTTATTGGTATGAATCTAGAAAAACTCCCTACAATTTTTAGCAATATCTTGCAAGAAGCCTTTAATTTTCAAGCCATTTTTAGCGGTTTTGCAGGGAGTGCGATTGTTATTGGCATAAAACGTGGATTGTTTTCTAACGAAGCCGGTATGGGCTCTGCACCCAATGCAGCAGCGGCTGCGCATACAAGCCACCCTGCTAAACAAGGTATGGTGCAAACACTCTCTGTTTTTATTGATACACTTATTATTTGTTCAGCAAGTGCGTTTATGGTGTTATGCTCTGATTTAAGCAATACAAGCGAATTAAAAGGTATGATATTAATGCAAAGTGTTATGCAAGGCTATTTTGGCACTTTTGGCTTAATCTTTGTAAGTATTGCTGTCGTGCTATTTGCCTTTACTTCACTTATTGGAAACTATTTCTATGCAGAAGCAAACTTCAAATTTATTACAGAAAACAAACTTGCATTGCAAATTTTTCGCTTCTCTGCTGTGGCAATGGTTTTTATTGGCGCACAGCTCAATTTACAACTTGCGTGGGATTTGGCTGATGTTTTTATGGGATTTATGGCAAGTGTTAATATCATTGCCATTTTACTTTTAAGCAATATAGCCATTAGCGTACTCAAAGATTATAAAAAACAACGCAAAGAGGGAAAGAACCCAACATTTAAAGCTGCTGATGTAGGTATTTATAACACTGAATGTTGGAAGTAG